From a region of the Methylomonas rapida genome:
- a CDS encoding spermine/spermidine synthase domain-containing protein encodes MAAFHYSLHRMYKYDGLVIHQSHDDEGIIEVVENNGERALHFGSTSRQSSMLLADPNRLHSLYARAMMAGLLFHDQPREVLMIGLGGGTIAKFMLHQFPDCRLKVVEFRGSVLKVARSHFGLPFDPRLKIKIGCGAQHVRHESREQAERYDLMLIDAYDHAGMAPEVSSEKFFDNCRTLLSKDGLLVINLWGTDKDMFQQVTWNMGRMFNWRILFLPVRGRGNVIGFAFGETFPKPRMKDLSEKAKHLEQQYQLEFSTFLQDFKRNNPSVINRVIHK; translated from the coding sequence ATGGCGGCTTTTCATTATTCGCTGCATCGCATGTACAAATACGACGGCCTGGTCATTCACCAAAGCCATGACGACGAAGGCATCATAGAAGTCGTCGAAAACAACGGCGAACGCGCCCTGCACTTCGGCTCAACTTCCCGGCAAAGCAGCATGCTGCTGGCCGATCCCAACCGCCTGCATTCCTTGTATGCCAGAGCGATGATGGCCGGGCTGTTGTTTCACGACCAGCCGCGCGAAGTGCTGATGATAGGCCTCGGCGGCGGCACCATCGCCAAGTTCATGCTGCACCAGTTCCCCGACTGCCGCCTGAAAGTCGTGGAGTTTCGCGGCAGCGTGCTCAAAGTCGCTCGCAGCCATTTCGGCCTGCCCTTCGATCCACGCCTGAAAATCAAGATCGGCTGCGGCGCCCAACATGTGCGGCACGAAAGCCGCGAACAGGCTGAACGCTATGATCTGATGCTGATCGATGCCTACGATCATGCCGGCATGGCGCCAGAAGTGAGCAGCGAAAAATTTTTCGACAATTGCCGAACCTTGCTGAGCAAAGACGGTCTGCTAGTGATCAATTTGTGGGGCACCGACAAGGACATGTTCCAGCAAGTGACCTGGAACATGGGACGCATGTTCAATTGGCGCATCCTGTTTCTACCGGTACGTGGCCGCGGCAACGTGATCGGCTTTGCCTTTGGCGAGACCTTCCCCAAGCCGCGCATGAAGGACTTGAGCGAAAAAGCCAAACACCTGGAACAACAATACCAACTGGAATTTTCCACCTTTTTACAAGATTTCAAACGCAATAATCCCAGCGTCATCAACCGAGTAATTCATAAATGA
- a CDS encoding YgiQ family radical SAM protein: MIHNAPNIFGYKKYWAHRFGPAPELPMSLEEMQQLGWDACDIILVTGDAYVDHPSFGMAVIGRVLEAQGFRVGIISQPDWHSASDFRKLGQPTLFFGVTGGNMDSMVNRYTSDKKIRSNDAYTANGEAGKRPDRAVNVYSHRCREAYKNVPIIIGGIEASLRRIAHYDYWSDKVRKSILLDSKADLLVYGNAERQIVEIAHRLAKGESIHDLKGIRGTVHFVKQVPQGWIEKDSTDIDKPGAAIVHQNPYQEMPACDDKPAVGANSFAQQPNEHVIQFKPIANKNRAQTVIRLPDYDAVKDDPILYAHASRVMHGETNPGNARALIQRHGNREVWINPPPLPLTTPEMDGVFDLPYSRLPHQSYGKANIPAFEMIQHSVLIMRGCFGGCSFCSITEHEGRIIQNRSEDSIIREIETIRDTSPNFTGNISDLGGPTANMWRLACKDPKIEASCRKPSCVYPGICHNLNTDQTPLIKLYRRARALPGIKKIFIASGLRYDIAVETPAYVKELVTHHVGGYLKIAPEHTEQGPLSKMMKPGMGTYDRFKAMFDKYSKEAGKEQYLIPYFIAAHPGTTDEDMLNLALWLKRNGFRADQVQAFLPSPMSIATAMYHSGKDTLHKIGRNVPDIAIPRSMKQRKLHKAFLRYHDPKNWPLLREALKQMGRADLIGNGKHHLVPSFQPKTGETAPQPSKMAKRPFATKHTGENFRPQKRRYRG, translated from the coding sequence ATGATACACAACGCGCCAAACATCTTCGGCTACAAAAAATACTGGGCCCACCGCTTCGGTCCGGCGCCGGAACTGCCGATGAGCCTGGAAGAAATGCAGCAACTGGGCTGGGACGCCTGCGACATCATCTTGGTGACTGGTGATGCTTATGTCGATCACCCAAGCTTTGGCATGGCGGTGATAGGCCGAGTATTGGAAGCGCAAGGGTTTCGGGTTGGCATCATCTCGCAGCCGGACTGGCACTCGGCCTCCGACTTCAGAAAACTCGGCCAGCCCACGCTGTTTTTCGGCGTCACCGGCGGCAACATGGACTCGATGGTCAATCGCTATACCTCGGACAAGAAAATCCGCTCTAACGACGCCTATACGGCTAACGGCGAGGCCGGCAAGCGTCCGGACCGTGCCGTGAACGTCTATTCGCATCGCTGCCGCGAGGCCTATAAAAACGTGCCGATCATCATCGGTGGCATCGAGGCCAGCCTGCGTCGCATCGCCCATTACGATTACTGGTCGGACAAGGTGCGCAAATCGATTCTGCTGGACTCGAAAGCCGACTTATTGGTCTACGGCAATGCCGAGCGCCAGATCGTCGAAATTGCCCATCGCCTGGCCAAGGGCGAAAGCATCCATGATCTGAAAGGCATCCGCGGCACCGTGCATTTCGTCAAGCAAGTGCCGCAAGGCTGGATCGAAAAAGACTCCACCGACATCGACAAGCCCGGCGCAGCGATCGTGCATCAGAATCCTTATCAGGAGATGCCGGCATGTGACGACAAACCGGCTGTAGGGGCAAATTCATTCGCCCAACAGCCGAACGAACACGTCATCCAATTCAAACCCATCGCCAACAAAAACCGCGCGCAAACCGTGATTAGGCTGCCCGATTACGATGCGGTCAAGGACGATCCGATTTTGTACGCGCACGCCTCACGCGTGATGCATGGCGAAACCAATCCCGGCAACGCCCGCGCATTGATCCAGCGCCACGGCAACCGCGAAGTCTGGATCAATCCGCCGCCGCTACCCTTGACCACACCGGAAATGGACGGCGTATTCGACCTGCCTTATTCCCGCCTGCCGCATCAGTCTTACGGCAAGGCCAACATTCCGGCCTTCGAGATGATCCAGCATTCGGTGCTGATCATGCGCGGCTGCTTCGGCGGCTGCAGTTTTTGTTCCATCACCGAGCACGAAGGCCGTATCATCCAGAATCGTTCGGAAGACTCGATCATCCGCGAGATCGAAACCATCCGCGATACCTCGCCCAACTTCACCGGCAATATCTCCGACCTGGGCGGCCCGACCGCCAACATGTGGCGCCTGGCCTGCAAGGACCCGAAAATCGAGGCATCCTGCCGCAAACCGTCCTGTGTCTATCCGGGCATCTGCCACAATCTGAACACCGACCAGACGCCGCTGATCAAGCTGTATCGTCGTGCCCGCGCCCTGCCCGGCATCAAGAAAATCTTCATCGCTTCTGGCCTGCGTTACGACATCGCCGTGGAAACCCCGGCTTATGTGAAAGAACTCGTCACCCACCACGTCGGCGGCTACCTGAAAATCGCCCCGGAACACACCGAACAAGGCCCGCTATCGAAAATGATGAAACCTGGCATGGGCACCTACGACCGCTTCAAGGCCATGTTCGACAAGTATTCCAAAGAAGCCGGCAAGGAACAATACCTGATCCCGTACTTCATCGCGGCTCATCCGGGCACCACCGACGAAGACATGTTGAACCTGGCTTTGTGGCTGAAACGCAATGGCTTCAGAGCCGACCAGGTGCAGGCTTTTTTGCCGTCGCCGATGTCGATTGCCACGGCGATGTATCATTCCGGCAAGGATACCTTGCACAAGATCGGTCGCAACGTGCCGGACATCGCGATTCCGCGCAGCATGAAGCAACGCAAACTGCACAAGGCCTTTTTGCGCTACCACGACCCAAAAAACTGGCCGCTGCTGCGCGAAGCCTTGAAACAAATGGGCCGCGCCGATTTGATCGGCAACGGCAAGCACCACTTGGTCCCGAGTTTTCAGCCCAAAACGGGCGAAACGGCGCCGCAACCCTCAAAAATGGCTAAGCGCCCGTTCGCCACCAAGCATACCGGCGAGAATTTCAGGCCGCAAAAGAGGAGATATCGGGGTTAA